The following proteins are co-located in the Castor canadensis chromosome 5, mCasCan1.hap1v2, whole genome shotgun sequence genome:
- the Znf335 gene encoding zinc finger protein 335 isoform X2, whose translation MEENEVESSSDATPRPGPPEEPSESGLGVGTSEAVSADSSDAATAPGLAEADDSGVGQSSDRGSHSVEEVSESSSSTDPLPHGYLPDSSSVSRGPVAGVPGCTPALVHSSVLPDPNMLVSDCTASSSDLGSAIDKIIESTIGPDLIQSCITVTSAEDGGAETTRYLLLQGPDDGAPMTSPMSSSTLAHSLAAIEALADGPTSTSTCLETPEEAGAGPSSLAQLPPAPGAEELDLQSLEAMMEVVVVQQFKCKMCQYRSSAKTTLLRHMRERHLRPVAAASAASTASKKGRVRKWDTTTKTPEEEGPEEEEDDDIVDAGAIDDLEEDSDYNPAEDEPRGRQLRLQRPTPSTPRPRRRPGRPRKLPRLETSDLLDGVEEPLVSSQSGQSPPEPRDAEAPSSSGPGHLAALGKADKRPVEPGVSQSAAENAAPSSQDEPDAPPRRRGRPSRRFLGKKYRKYYYKSPKPLLRPYLCRICGSRFLSHEDLRFHVNSHEAGDPQLFKCLQCSYRSRRWSSLKEHMFNHVGSKPYKCDECSYTSVYRKDVIRHAAVHSRDRKKRPDPTPKLSSFPCPVCGRVYPMQKRLTQHMKTHSTEKPHMCDKCGKSFKKRYTFKMHLLTHIQAVANRRFKCEFCEFVCEDKKALLNHQLSHVSDKPFKCNFCPYRTFREDFLLSHVAVKHTGAKPFACEYCHFSTRHKKNLRLHVRCRHPSSFEEWGRRHPEEPPSRRRPFFSLQQIEELKQQHSAAPGPPPGSPGPPEVPTEAAPFQSPETTPLLCSDTLGGATIIYQHGAEESTAMATQTALDLLLNMSAQRELGATALQVAVVKSENMEAASPGGQPSPEDTTPQVVTLHVAEPGGSVAADSQLGPPDLQQITLAPGPFGGAGYSVITAPPTEEGTSAPGTPYSEEPPGEAAQAVVVSDTLKDSGTHYIMAADGTQLHHIELTADGSISFPSGDALASGAKWPLLQCGGLPRDGPESLSPSKTHQVGDTQGSVSPPPTASKALGLVVPPSPPSVANAASKKFSCKICAEAFPGRAEMESHKRAHAGPSAFKCPDCPFSARQWSEVRAHMAQHSSLRPHQCSQCSFASKNKKDLRRHMLTHTNEKPFSCHLCGQRFNRNGHLKFHIQRLHSPDGRKSGAPAARAPAPAPTIILNSDEETLATLHTALQSGHGVLGPERLQQALGQEHIIVAQEQTVTNQEEATYIQEITTADGQTVQHLVTSDNQVQYIISQDGVQHLLPQEYVVVPDGHHIQVQEGQITHIQYEQGTPFLQESQIQYVPVSPGQQLVTQAQLEAAAHSAVTAVADAAMAQAQGLFGTEEAVPEHIQQLQHQGIEYDVITLTDD comes from the exons ATGGAGGAGAACGAGGTGGAGAGCAGTAGCGACGCGACCCCTCGGCCTGGGCCGCCCGAAGAGCCCTCTGAGAGTGGCCTAGGTGTGGGCACCTCGGAAGCTGTGTCAGCCGACAGCAGCGATGCCGCGACCGCTCCGGGGCTGGCGGAGGCCGACGACTCTGGTGTGGGGCAAAGCTCGGACCGCGGCAGTCACTCTGTG GAGGAGGTGTCCGAGAGCAGCTCCAGTACGGACCCCCTTCCTCATGGCTACCTCCCTGATTCATCTTCTGTATCCCGGGGGCCGGTGGCAGGGGTGCCAGGTTGCACACCAGCCCTGGTGCACTCCAGCGTTCTCCCAGATCCCAACATGCTGGTGTCTGACTGTACAGCTTCCTCCTCCGACCTGGGCTCAGCCATCGACAAGATCATTGAGTCCACTATTGGGCCTGACCTCATCCAGA GCTGCATCACTGTGACCAGTGCTGAAGATGGCGGGGCTGAGACCACACGGTACCTGCTCCTGCAGGGCCCGGATGATG GTGCCCCCATGACATCACCGATGTCCAGTTCCACTCTGGCTCACAGCTTAGCAGCCATTGAGGCCCTGGCTGACGGCCCCACGTCCACATCCACATGTCTAGAGACCCCTGAGGAGGCTGGGGCTGGGCCCAGCTCCCTGGCCCAGCTACCCCCAGCCCCTGGTGCCGAGGAGCTGGACTTGCAGAGCCTGGAGGCCATGATGGAGGTAGTGGTAGTACAGCAGTTCAAGTGCAAGATGTGCCAGTACCGGAGCAGCGCCAAGACCACCCTGCTGCGGCACATGCGGGAACGACACCTCCGCCCAG TGGCAGCAGCATCCGCAGCATCCACAGCCAGTAAAAAGGGACGTGTGCGCAAGTGGGACACCACCACCAAGACCCCGGAGGAGGAAGGaccagaggaagaagaggatgaTGACATTGTAGATGCCGGGGCCATCGATGACCTGGAGG AGGACAGCGACTACAATCCAGCTGAGGATGAACCCCGAGGCCGGCAGCTACGGCTCCAGCGCCCTACCCCCAGTACCCCAAGACCTCGAAGGAGACCTGGCCGGCCCCGGAAGCTGCCTCGCTTGGAGACCTCGGACCTCCTGGATG GTGTGGAAGAGCCTCTAGTGAGTTCCCAGAGTGGACAGAGCCCTCCAGAGCCTCGGGATGCTGAGGCTCCCAGTTCTTCGGGCCCAGGACACCTGGCAGCATTGGGAAAAGCGGACAAGAGGCCTGTGGAGCCTGGTGTGAGCCAGTCAGCTGCAGAGAATGCAGCACCCTCCAGCCAGGACGAGCCTGATGCCCCTCCCCGACGCAGGGGACGACCCTCCAGGCGATTCCTAGGCAAGAAATACCGCAA GTACTACTACAAGTCACCCAAACCCCTTCTGAGGCCCTATCTGTGCCGAATCTGTGGCTCCCGCTTCCTGTCCCACGAAGACCTACGCTTCCACGTCAACTCCCATGAGGCTGGTGACCCGCAGCTATTCAAGTGCCTGCAGTGCAGCTACCGCTCCCGCCGCTGGTCCTCACTCAAG GAGCACATGTTCAACCACGTGGGCAGCAAGCCTTACAAGTGTGACGAATGCAGCTACACCAGTGTCTACCGGAAGGACGTCATTCGGCATGCAGCTGTGCACAGCCGGGACCG GAAGAAGAGACCAGATCCG ACCCCAAAGCTGAGTTCTTTCCCCTGCCCTGTGTGTGGCCGTGTTTACCCCATGCAGAAGAGGCTGACGCAGCACATGAAGACTCACAGCACTGAGAAGCCCCACATGTGTGACAAG TGTGGCAAGTCCTTTAAGAAGCGCTATACCTTCAAAATGCACCTACTCACCCACATCCAGGCTGTTGCCAATCGCAG GTTTAAGTGTGAGTTCTGTGAGTTCGTATGTGAGGACAAGAAGGCACTGCTGAACCACCAGCTGTCCCACGTCAGCGACAAGCCCTTTAAATGCAACTTTTGTCCCTATCGTACCTTCCGAGAGGACTTCCTGCTGTCCCATGTGGCTGTCAAGCACACAG GGGCCAAGCCCTTTGCCTGTGAGTACTGCCACTTCAGCACCCGGCACAAGAAGAATCTACGACTGCATGTGCGCTGCCGACACCCCAGCAGTTTTGAGGAATGGGGGCGGCGCCACCCCGAGGAGCCCCCTTCCCGCCGCCGCCCCTTCTTCTCTCTGCAGCAGATTGAGGAGCTGAAGCAGCAGCACAGTGCAGCCCCTGGCCCGCCTCCTGGCTCACCAGGACCCCCTGAG GTCCCTACAGAGGCAGCACCTTTCCAGTCACCTGAGACCACCCCACTTCTCTGTTCTGACACCCTGGGTGGCGCCACCATCATCTATCAGCATG GAGCTGAGGAGTCCACTGCGATGGCCACACAGACAGCCTTGGACCTGCTGCTGAACATGAGTGCCCAACGGGAGCTTGGGGCCACAGCCCTGCAG GTGGCCGTGGTAAAGTCAGAAAACATGGAAGCAGCATCCCCTGGTGGGCAGCCCTCACCTGAAGACACCACTCCGCAGGTGGTGACACTTCACGTGGCAGAGCCAGGGGGCAGTGTGGCAGCTGACAGCCAGCTAGGCCCCCCTGATTTGCAGCAAATTACCTTGGCTCCTGGTCCGTTTGGTGGGGCTGGCTACAGTGTCATCACAGCACCTCCTACGGAGGAGGGGACATCAGCTCCTGGCACACCTTACAG TGAGGAACCCCCTGGAGAGGCAGCTCAGGCTGTGGTTGTAAGTGACACCCTCAAAGATAGTGGCACCCACTACATCATGGCAGCTGATGGGACACAGCTGCACCACATTGAG CTGACTGCAGATGGCTCCATCTCCTTCCCAAGTGGTGATGCCCTGGCCTCTGGAGCCAAGTGGCCCCTGCTGCAGTGTGGGGGGCTGCCCAGAGATGGCCCTGAGTCCCTGTCTCCATCCAAGACCCACCAGGTGGGGGACACCCAGGGCTCTGTCTCCCCACCTCCTACAGCCAGCAAAGCCTTGGGCCTGGTGGTACCGCCTTCCCCACCATCTGTTGCCAATGCAGCATCAAAGAAGTTCTCCTGCAAGATCTGTGCCGAAGCCTTCCCTGGACGAGCCGAAATGGAGAGTCACAAGCGGGCCCATGCTGGGCCCAGTGCCTTCAAGTGCCCTGACTGTCCCTTCAGTGCCCGCCAGTGGTCTGAGGTCCGG GCCCACATGGCACAGCACTCAAGCCTGCGCCCTCACCAGTGCAGCCAGTGCAGCTTTGCCTCCAAGAACAAGAAGGACCTGCGGCGGCACATGCTGACCCACACCAACGAGAAGCCCTTCTCCTGCCACCTCTGTGGGCAGCG gtTCAACCGTAATGGGCATCTCAAGTTCCATATCCAGCGGCTGCACAGTCCTGATGGAAGGAAGTCGGGGGCCCCTGCAGCCCGGGCCCCGGCCCCAGCCCCGACCATCATCCTGAATAGTGATGAGGAGACACTAGCCACACTGCACA CTGCCCTCCAGTCAGGTCATGGGGTCCTGGGTCCAGAACGGCTGCAGCAGGCACTGGGCCAGGAACACATCATTGTGGCCCAGGAACAGACAGTGACCAATCAG GAGGAAGCCACCTATATCCAAGAGATCACCACAGCAGATGGCCAGACAGTACAGCACCTGGTGACCTCAGACAACCAG GTGCAGTACATTATCTCTCAGGATGGTGTCCAGCATCTGCTGCCTCAGGAGTATGTAGTGGTCCCTGATGGCCATCATATCCAG GTTCAGGAGGGCCAGATCACACACATCCAATACGAGCAAGGGACCCCATTCCTGCAGGAGTCTCAG ATCCAGTACGTGCCTGTGTCCCCGGGCCAGCAACTTGTCACTCAGGCTCAGCTTGAGGCTGCAGCACACTCTGCTGTTACAG CGGTGGCGGATGCTGCCATGGCCCAAGCCCAGGGCCTGTTTGGCACTGAAGAGGCAGTGCCTGAACACATCCAACAGCTGCAGCACCAGGGCATCGAGTACGACGTCATCACCCTGACTGATGACTGA
- the Znf335 gene encoding zinc finger protein 335 isoform X1 has translation MEENEVESSSDATPRPGPPEEPSESGLGVGTSEAVSADSSDAATAPGLAEADDSGVGQSSDRGSHSVEEVSESSSSTDPLPHGYLPDSSSVSRGPVAGVPGCTPALVHSSVLPDPNMLVSDCTASSSDLGSAIDKIIESTIGPDLIQSCITVTSAEDGGAETTRYLLLQGPDDGAPMTSPMSSSTLAHSLAAIEALADGPTSTSTCLETPEEAGAGPSSLAQLPPAPGAEELDLQSLEAMMEVVVVQQFKCKMCQYRSSAKTTLLRHMRERHLRPAVAAASAASTASKKGRVRKWDTTTKTPEEEGPEEEEDDDIVDAGAIDDLEEDSDYNPAEDEPRGRQLRLQRPTPSTPRPRRRPGRPRKLPRLETSDLLDGVEEPLVSSQSGQSPPEPRDAEAPSSSGPGHLAALGKADKRPVEPGVSQSAAENAAPSSQDEPDAPPRRRGRPSRRFLGKKYRKYYYKSPKPLLRPYLCRICGSRFLSHEDLRFHVNSHEAGDPQLFKCLQCSYRSRRWSSLKEHMFNHVGSKPYKCDECSYTSVYRKDVIRHAAVHSRDRKKRPDPTPKLSSFPCPVCGRVYPMQKRLTQHMKTHSTEKPHMCDKCGKSFKKRYTFKMHLLTHIQAVANRRFKCEFCEFVCEDKKALLNHQLSHVSDKPFKCNFCPYRTFREDFLLSHVAVKHTGAKPFACEYCHFSTRHKKNLRLHVRCRHPSSFEEWGRRHPEEPPSRRRPFFSLQQIEELKQQHSAAPGPPPGSPGPPEVPTEAAPFQSPETTPLLCSDTLGGATIIYQHGAEESTAMATQTALDLLLNMSAQRELGATALQVAVVKSENMEAASPGGQPSPEDTTPQVVTLHVAEPGGSVAADSQLGPPDLQQITLAPGPFGGAGYSVITAPPTEEGTSAPGTPYSEEPPGEAAQAVVVSDTLKDSGTHYIMAADGTQLHHIELTADGSISFPSGDALASGAKWPLLQCGGLPRDGPESLSPSKTHQVGDTQGSVSPPPTASKALGLVVPPSPPSVANAASKKFSCKICAEAFPGRAEMESHKRAHAGPSAFKCPDCPFSARQWSEVRAHMAQHSSLRPHQCSQCSFASKNKKDLRRHMLTHTNEKPFSCHLCGQRFNRNGHLKFHIQRLHSPDGRKSGAPAARAPAPAPTIILNSDEETLATLHTALQSGHGVLGPERLQQALGQEHIIVAQEQTVTNQEEATYIQEITTADGQTVQHLVTSDNQVQYIISQDGVQHLLPQEYVVVPDGHHIQVQEGQITHIQYEQGTPFLQESQIQYVPVSPGQQLVTQAQLEAAAHSAVTAVADAAMAQAQGLFGTEEAVPEHIQQLQHQGIEYDVITLTDD, from the exons ATGGAGGAGAACGAGGTGGAGAGCAGTAGCGACGCGACCCCTCGGCCTGGGCCGCCCGAAGAGCCCTCTGAGAGTGGCCTAGGTGTGGGCACCTCGGAAGCTGTGTCAGCCGACAGCAGCGATGCCGCGACCGCTCCGGGGCTGGCGGAGGCCGACGACTCTGGTGTGGGGCAAAGCTCGGACCGCGGCAGTCACTCTGTG GAGGAGGTGTCCGAGAGCAGCTCCAGTACGGACCCCCTTCCTCATGGCTACCTCCCTGATTCATCTTCTGTATCCCGGGGGCCGGTGGCAGGGGTGCCAGGTTGCACACCAGCCCTGGTGCACTCCAGCGTTCTCCCAGATCCCAACATGCTGGTGTCTGACTGTACAGCTTCCTCCTCCGACCTGGGCTCAGCCATCGACAAGATCATTGAGTCCACTATTGGGCCTGACCTCATCCAGA GCTGCATCACTGTGACCAGTGCTGAAGATGGCGGGGCTGAGACCACACGGTACCTGCTCCTGCAGGGCCCGGATGATG GTGCCCCCATGACATCACCGATGTCCAGTTCCACTCTGGCTCACAGCTTAGCAGCCATTGAGGCCCTGGCTGACGGCCCCACGTCCACATCCACATGTCTAGAGACCCCTGAGGAGGCTGGGGCTGGGCCCAGCTCCCTGGCCCAGCTACCCCCAGCCCCTGGTGCCGAGGAGCTGGACTTGCAGAGCCTGGAGGCCATGATGGAGGTAGTGGTAGTACAGCAGTTCAAGTGCAAGATGTGCCAGTACCGGAGCAGCGCCAAGACCACCCTGCTGCGGCACATGCGGGAACGACACCTCCGCCCAG CAGTGGCAGCAGCATCCGCAGCATCCACAGCCAGTAAAAAGGGACGTGTGCGCAAGTGGGACACCACCACCAAGACCCCGGAGGAGGAAGGaccagaggaagaagaggatgaTGACATTGTAGATGCCGGGGCCATCGATGACCTGGAGG AGGACAGCGACTACAATCCAGCTGAGGATGAACCCCGAGGCCGGCAGCTACGGCTCCAGCGCCCTACCCCCAGTACCCCAAGACCTCGAAGGAGACCTGGCCGGCCCCGGAAGCTGCCTCGCTTGGAGACCTCGGACCTCCTGGATG GTGTGGAAGAGCCTCTAGTGAGTTCCCAGAGTGGACAGAGCCCTCCAGAGCCTCGGGATGCTGAGGCTCCCAGTTCTTCGGGCCCAGGACACCTGGCAGCATTGGGAAAAGCGGACAAGAGGCCTGTGGAGCCTGGTGTGAGCCAGTCAGCTGCAGAGAATGCAGCACCCTCCAGCCAGGACGAGCCTGATGCCCCTCCCCGACGCAGGGGACGACCCTCCAGGCGATTCCTAGGCAAGAAATACCGCAA GTACTACTACAAGTCACCCAAACCCCTTCTGAGGCCCTATCTGTGCCGAATCTGTGGCTCCCGCTTCCTGTCCCACGAAGACCTACGCTTCCACGTCAACTCCCATGAGGCTGGTGACCCGCAGCTATTCAAGTGCCTGCAGTGCAGCTACCGCTCCCGCCGCTGGTCCTCACTCAAG GAGCACATGTTCAACCACGTGGGCAGCAAGCCTTACAAGTGTGACGAATGCAGCTACACCAGTGTCTACCGGAAGGACGTCATTCGGCATGCAGCTGTGCACAGCCGGGACCG GAAGAAGAGACCAGATCCG ACCCCAAAGCTGAGTTCTTTCCCCTGCCCTGTGTGTGGCCGTGTTTACCCCATGCAGAAGAGGCTGACGCAGCACATGAAGACTCACAGCACTGAGAAGCCCCACATGTGTGACAAG TGTGGCAAGTCCTTTAAGAAGCGCTATACCTTCAAAATGCACCTACTCACCCACATCCAGGCTGTTGCCAATCGCAG GTTTAAGTGTGAGTTCTGTGAGTTCGTATGTGAGGACAAGAAGGCACTGCTGAACCACCAGCTGTCCCACGTCAGCGACAAGCCCTTTAAATGCAACTTTTGTCCCTATCGTACCTTCCGAGAGGACTTCCTGCTGTCCCATGTGGCTGTCAAGCACACAG GGGCCAAGCCCTTTGCCTGTGAGTACTGCCACTTCAGCACCCGGCACAAGAAGAATCTACGACTGCATGTGCGCTGCCGACACCCCAGCAGTTTTGAGGAATGGGGGCGGCGCCACCCCGAGGAGCCCCCTTCCCGCCGCCGCCCCTTCTTCTCTCTGCAGCAGATTGAGGAGCTGAAGCAGCAGCACAGTGCAGCCCCTGGCCCGCCTCCTGGCTCACCAGGACCCCCTGAG GTCCCTACAGAGGCAGCACCTTTCCAGTCACCTGAGACCACCCCACTTCTCTGTTCTGACACCCTGGGTGGCGCCACCATCATCTATCAGCATG GAGCTGAGGAGTCCACTGCGATGGCCACACAGACAGCCTTGGACCTGCTGCTGAACATGAGTGCCCAACGGGAGCTTGGGGCCACAGCCCTGCAG GTGGCCGTGGTAAAGTCAGAAAACATGGAAGCAGCATCCCCTGGTGGGCAGCCCTCACCTGAAGACACCACTCCGCAGGTGGTGACACTTCACGTGGCAGAGCCAGGGGGCAGTGTGGCAGCTGACAGCCAGCTAGGCCCCCCTGATTTGCAGCAAATTACCTTGGCTCCTGGTCCGTTTGGTGGGGCTGGCTACAGTGTCATCACAGCACCTCCTACGGAGGAGGGGACATCAGCTCCTGGCACACCTTACAG TGAGGAACCCCCTGGAGAGGCAGCTCAGGCTGTGGTTGTAAGTGACACCCTCAAAGATAGTGGCACCCACTACATCATGGCAGCTGATGGGACACAGCTGCACCACATTGAG CTGACTGCAGATGGCTCCATCTCCTTCCCAAGTGGTGATGCCCTGGCCTCTGGAGCCAAGTGGCCCCTGCTGCAGTGTGGGGGGCTGCCCAGAGATGGCCCTGAGTCCCTGTCTCCATCCAAGACCCACCAGGTGGGGGACACCCAGGGCTCTGTCTCCCCACCTCCTACAGCCAGCAAAGCCTTGGGCCTGGTGGTACCGCCTTCCCCACCATCTGTTGCCAATGCAGCATCAAAGAAGTTCTCCTGCAAGATCTGTGCCGAAGCCTTCCCTGGACGAGCCGAAATGGAGAGTCACAAGCGGGCCCATGCTGGGCCCAGTGCCTTCAAGTGCCCTGACTGTCCCTTCAGTGCCCGCCAGTGGTCTGAGGTCCGG GCCCACATGGCACAGCACTCAAGCCTGCGCCCTCACCAGTGCAGCCAGTGCAGCTTTGCCTCCAAGAACAAGAAGGACCTGCGGCGGCACATGCTGACCCACACCAACGAGAAGCCCTTCTCCTGCCACCTCTGTGGGCAGCG gtTCAACCGTAATGGGCATCTCAAGTTCCATATCCAGCGGCTGCACAGTCCTGATGGAAGGAAGTCGGGGGCCCCTGCAGCCCGGGCCCCGGCCCCAGCCCCGACCATCATCCTGAATAGTGATGAGGAGACACTAGCCACACTGCACA CTGCCCTCCAGTCAGGTCATGGGGTCCTGGGTCCAGAACGGCTGCAGCAGGCACTGGGCCAGGAACACATCATTGTGGCCCAGGAACAGACAGTGACCAATCAG GAGGAAGCCACCTATATCCAAGAGATCACCACAGCAGATGGCCAGACAGTACAGCACCTGGTGACCTCAGACAACCAG GTGCAGTACATTATCTCTCAGGATGGTGTCCAGCATCTGCTGCCTCAGGAGTATGTAGTGGTCCCTGATGGCCATCATATCCAG GTTCAGGAGGGCCAGATCACACACATCCAATACGAGCAAGGGACCCCATTCCTGCAGGAGTCTCAG ATCCAGTACGTGCCTGTGTCCCCGGGCCAGCAACTTGTCACTCAGGCTCAGCTTGAGGCTGCAGCACACTCTGCTGTTACAG CGGTGGCGGATGCTGCCATGGCCCAAGCCCAGGGCCTGTTTGGCACTGAAGAGGCAGTGCCTGAACACATCCAACAGCTGCAGCACCAGGGCATCGAGTACGACGTCATCACCCTGACTGATGACTGA